Proteins encoded together in one Roseibacterium elongatum DSM 19469 window:
- a CDS encoding YqaA family protein: protein MVGHHRHSTTIAASIWVGCLLGAALFYGVGLWLFDPVVRPVLEWMGLLEDFNAMSENLEGSGFFWSVFLVSFSPAPMQLATLGAGAVEGSFPLFIAAIAASRGIRYFGLAALAHLFGPRIAELDIPTGRIVLIVLVLGLGAWAVMQLL from the coding sequence ATGGTCGGCCATCACCGCCATTCCACCACGATTGCGGCGTCGATCTGGGTCGGCTGCCTGCTGGGGGCGGCGCTGTTCTATGGGGTGGGCCTGTGGCTGTTCGATCCCGTGGTGCGGCCCGTTCTGGAATGGATGGGATTGCTGGAGGATTTCAACGCCATGTCCGAGAACCTGGAGGGGAGCGGCTTTTTCTGGTCGGTGTTCCTCGTGTCGTTCTCGCCCGCCCCGATGCAGCTTGCCACATTGGGCGCGGGCGCGGTCGAGGGGAGTTTTCCGCTGTTCATCGCGGCGATCGCGGCCTCGCGCGGCATCCGGTATTTCGGACTTGCGGCACTGGCACATCTCTTCGGCCCCCGCATTGCGGAACTCGACATTCCTACGGGTCGTATCGTGCTGATCGTGCTTGTGCTTGGCCTCGGTGCGTGGGCGGTGATGCAACTGCTTTGA